AAATTGCACGTTTTGTCTCCGGTATTACTTTTGGCCTTGCCGTTGGTGGTTTGAACTTGAGAcaacaagaacaaatgTTGAAGTCTCGTCCTGATATTGTCATAGCTACCCCAGGTAGATTTATTGACCACATTAGGAACTCCGCAAGTTTTAACGTGGATTCGGTAGAAATTCTGGTCATGGATGAAGCCGATAGAATGTTGGAAGAAGGTTTCCAAGATGAACTTAATGAAATTATGGGCTTATTACCAAGCAATAGACAGAACCTACTGTTTTCCGCTACGATGAATTCCAAGATTAAAAGTTTAGTCAgtctttctttgaagaaaccAGTAAGGATTATGATTGATCCGCCAAAAAAGGCTGCTACCAAGTTGACACAGGAATTTGTTCGTATCCGTAAAAGAGACCATTTGAAGCCAGCGCTGTTATTTAACTTGATTAGAAAACTGGATCCAGTGGGTCAAAAGAGGATTGTCGTTTTTGTGGCGAGAAAAGAAACCGCTCATAGATTGAGAATTATTATGGGTCTTCTAGGTATGAGCGTGGGTGAATTGCATGGTTCTTTAACGCAAGAACAACGTTTAGATTCCGttaataaattcaaaaatttggaagTACCCGTACTTATCTGTACAGATTTAGCATCCAGAGGTCTTGATATCCCTAAGATCGAAGTCGTTATCAACTATGATATGCCGAAGAGTCACGAAATCTACTTGCATAGAGTGGGTCGTACCGCCAGAGCTGGTAGGGAAGGTCGTTCTGTCACCTTTGTAGGCGAATCCTCTCAAGATAGAAGCATTGTCCGTGCTGCTATCAAGAGtgtagaagaaaataaatctCTTACCCAAGGTAAGGCTCTTGGTAGAAATGTGGACTGGGTTCAAATCGAAGAAACCAATAAACTTGTGGAATCGATGAGCGATACAATTGAAGACGttcttgttgaagaaaaagaggaaaaggaGATTCTAAGAGCTGAAATGCAATTGAGAAAGGGTGAGAATATGTTAAAGcataaaaaggaaattcaAGCAAGACCAAGAAGGACATGGTTTCAGAGCGAATCagacaagaaaaattccaaagTTTTAGGAGCTTTAtcaagaaacaagaaagtCACCAACAGTAAGAAGAGAAAGCGTGAGGAAGCTGTTGCTGATGGCAATGGTGCGCGTTCTTAtagaaaaactaaaattGACCGTATCGCAGACCAAGAAAGATCTTTTAAAAAGCAGAAGAGTGCAAATTCaactaagaaaaagagTTTTCACAGTCGTAGGTAATAGTCTCCATCACCATTATTATCGAATATCAAAGCACTTCTCACTGTCATTATTcgattaaaaaaatttgtattcAGTTATCATCACTTCGTCTAAAAAACTAGGAAAGAGTTAATTACTCctcttttttgttcaatttgTACGAGTATTAATAAATTTTAAACTACATGCCATATTAAAAACATAATTTGATTACGAAATTAACTGAAATGCGTATTCGGGCTACTGACTGTGAGAAAATTATAAATTACATTCCCATTTTGATAGAAAAGCAATAGGTAAATTAAAAAACATGATAAAACTTATTAGTCctaatcaaaataaaaattctGGGTTACTTTCTTTAATGTTTCCAAGTCGTaaaattcttcatcttcactcTCGTTGCTTGCTTCGGGTGGGGGCAATATAATATCTTGACGAACATTTAAATTTATCATCTGTACGTTTTTTCTTAAATCAAATAGTGTGTCTATTTGATCTTTCGTATCTTCAGATATATCCTCATGCTGCGATGGGGATATCAATTTCAATCCGTCTAACCATATATACTTTCCCTCTTCTGTGTCTAAGTAAAACTTTAAGACTGTTTTGTTATTACGATCTTTTAATTCAACTTCAGTATACACATTGCTTTCATCCAATTTGACGTATACGTTATTGCCGGTTCGACGGCTGGGCGTAGTAAGACCTGTGCTTTTAAAAGAGGTTATATGTTTCAAAACGACAACTTTTGTTCTGCCGTTAGCTAATGCTTCACAACCTGGACTTGTCAGgattttattatcaaaTAAGTAAGGTGAATCATTTGTTTGGGTTTCAAATTCTCGGGCCAGTAAACTTGCATGATTATCCGACACTATGAGGAAGTAAACCTTTGGAGTCCCAGCTTCAGAATTCAATGGATTTTCTGCATACACCCATGTACCTTTTTGCAATTGAAGAAGTCtttgatgacgaacataATCATGAACTTGGCCTGATAACATTGTATCGAAGCTAGCAATACTAGATGACCAAGTACGGTATTGCTCTTTTTTAATTGAGTCTAATTGTAATGTTCTTGCGAATCTATAGCTCATAGAGTTGAGTGCATCAACCTGAGTCTCCAGAAGTGATTTTGTTTGTACTGCCAACTCCAAATCGTTTGATGATAAGCAAACATGTCTTAAAGTAATAATAGCCAAATTTAATAGTGAAATCATATCATTTTGGGATTTCGCTAATGATTCTATccaaaatctcaaaaacaACTCGATTGTTTtgtaaaaataaacttGCCGATTAAGAACAACGGTGGCAATTTGCAATTTCAAATCGttttttgagtttgaaTACagatcttcttcctttccagtttcattgaaaagtCTTCTAAATTGATCTGATAGCTGAAATATTGCTTTATAAAGAGGAAAATCATTTTCTCCAAACAATAGCTGTTCAGTGTAAAGTCTCTTGAATGATTTATTGGGACTATTCAAGAATGTAAATGTGTCATACGCATTTAACAAACTCGTACCAGGAAGATTGCCCATCTCCATTTCTAGTCCCTTTTGAAATACGGAATTATCTTTGATGGCCCTAAGAAGATCTTCTTTTAGTGGACAGGAATAATCATCAATATTAACTGATGACAGAAAATTTATTAGTCTCTGCTTTAAAGGTACGAATTCTCCCAGGATTAATGGTTGTAAGTCTTCTATGTAAACGAGTTCAGAGATTGAAGCTGGAAAGTTATACCGAAATAACAAAATGAGCATTGCAGGTACAGATTTTACGGCATGTTGCAGTGATGTTTCGCATAATATAAGTAAACATTTTAAAAACAGGTTTATAGACAGTATAGTGTCCGTAAACAATGGCCTTTGAATGGGCCTTCGTGACAATATGAGCAGAAGAATCCCTATGAGTTGAAAGTTCTCTGTAGAGATGTGGCAGACTCTCACaatgactttttttttattagaaTCTGTGTATTTGAGGGCTACATTAAAAACCTTAATTAGACACGGTACCAGTGTTTCTGGCTTTAACTTTTGACAACTATCGTAGAATATATTCCAGAATCGAGAATCTGGAATTACAGATTCACATAAATATTTCTCATCACAGAAAAGAACGTATTGTGCGAATAGCTTTTCGTATCCatcacttttttcttccaaatttCCAGTATTGACCAGCTCATTATAACAAGTTTTCGACTCTGCATTCGTAAGTGACTTGACCTGATTCCctatttcaaaattcaGTAGTATTCTCACGTTTTTCAAGCTTTCATCTGATATCTGGCTGTTATAATTCATTGCTTATGGTGTTATTTAAGAACTTAAAGTCTATGTAGTTTCTTACTAATATAACTAAGTCAATTCAAACCATTATCAAGTCGATATTCAAATAATTCCagtttgtttctttttcatgcATTTCCTTAAAAGTctatttttcactttttgcGAAACCGTTTCAATTCCGAAGAACTATCAACATGAAATAAAGGTTACTTGCACCATCAAATGGCCCCAAAGAGTTCGCTAGacatcaaaaaagaacttcGAGGTGGTTGATATAAAACCAATATATTTTTGCTGAAAATGGGCAATAAGGAGAATGAGTCCACTGAAACCGATTCGTTAATGACTTTCGATGATTATATAAGCAAAGAGCTCTCTGAACATCTGCAGAGGCTAATCATGGATGATTTGAAAGGTGGTACTGCTTCAAATGGCATGGGACAGTTTTCAAATAACTCAAAGTTTAATTTTAGTACAAACGGAAGCTTCAAAGGTCTCGACGATGCAATTCAAACTTTACAGATGCAGAGCGTGCTGCATCCTTCGTCATTGGGATCGTTAACAGCGTCTTCCAAATTCTCGGGATGGTCATTTGCTCAAGGGTTTTTTGTAGGTCAACTGAGTATAGTActtttgttcatttttttcctaaagtttttcatattcagTGACGAACCATCTAAAAGTAAGAATCCGCCACCTGCATCATCTGGTTACAAGTCAAAATTCAGGGAATACCCCTTTATATCTCGCGAATTTCTTACTTCTCTTGTTAGAAAGGGTGCAAAAGAACATCACGAGTTCAATGAAGAGGCAGGAAATGAACACCTTCAAGAACTGGCTCTTATTTTAGAGAAAACCTATTATAACGTTGACGTGCATCCTGCAGAGTCTTTGGACTGGTTTAATGTTTTGGTCGCTCAAATAATACAGCAATTTCGTGGGGAAGCTTGGCACAAAGACAACATTCTCCATTCCTTGAATGACTTTATTGGAAGGAAATCATCAGACCTGCCTGATTATTTAGATACCATAAAAATAACGGAGCTCGATACAGGCGATGATTTCCCCATTTTCTCGAACTGCAGAATACAATATTCGCCAAATTCAGGTAGTAAAAAGTTAGAGGCCAAAATCGACATAGATTTAAACGATCACTTAACATTGGGAGTAGAAACAAAGTTATTACTTAATTACCCAAAGCCTGGTATTGCCGCTCTCCCTATAAGTTTGGTGGTATCAATTGTAAGGTTTCAGGCGTGTTTGACTGTGTCTTTAACCAATGCAGAGGAGTTCGCTTCTACTACTTCGGATGGTAACAATCGGGACAATAATGAGGGCGATTCTGGATACTTTCTgatgttttcattttctccTGAATATAGAAtggaatttgaaattaagTCACTAATCGGCTCAAGAtcaaaacttgaaaatattccCAAGATTGGCAGCGTTATTGaatatcaaataaaaaagtggTTTGTAGAACGATGTGTTGAACCAAGATTCCAATTCGTCAGGTTACCAAGCATATGGCCGCGTAGCAAAAATACGAGAGAAGAGAAGCCTACAGAGTAATATATACCTATGTACAAGCTTTCttccatcttttttttctatcttCACTAGTTCACATTAGGGCACCAAGCCTTTTATTAAGGCAAGTAGTTATTCTCCAAGTGACTATCAGTGAATAAATTCATGGAATACATATTCAGATCGAAATTTAGGTGATAAgacttttccaaaaaagatTGCTCTTCCTCAGAAATTCCTAGTTTGTCCCTCGGCAGCCAGATTTTATCCATATCCTTATGAACTGAGAAAAGATCATCAAAACTATAGCTCTCTTGACAGAATTGGCTCTTTGTTTCCTGTGTCAAACTCGACAAATATTCTAAAGTTGGCATGCGTTGAGGCTTCGATCTTATTTGCCTGGAAATTTTAGAGTGCGTTATTACTGTCAAAATAAAGACAACTAGCATTATAGTTGACAATGTGTATTGATCGAAAAGTGTAAAGAGACCCATTAAACAAAACTCCATGAAATAAATACCCGCGTATAATTGCATTAGAGCCTGTATGTATAATTTACCGAACGTTTCAGAGTAATTCTCTCTGTTATATTGGTACTCGAACAGATAGctaaaggaaaagaatacCATCAAAAACGAAACGCAACTtagtaataatataataggAGCAACAACGCTATATATGATGCCGATACAACCCAGGACTGAAAAAATAGGGTAAATAGATCCTAGctggaaaaataaagatgttTTTAACCTCTTAAATTGAGCATGTGgactattttttttccatctATAATAAAGCAGCTCAAGGAGGAGTTCCTTTATTCTTAATAAGTTGCCACCTGCATAAGCCATTCCTctaatcaaaataaaagaacagaaaaaGTTGGAGCATTTGGGTAAATCATTAGCCAAAAGTGCGGGTATACTGACAGGATTGTTAAGAAGTCTTTCAATAATTATAGAAAATCCTGATGATATTGTAACCACTAGAAACAGGTGAATAAACACAAAGACAAAATACCAATGCTGTACATCAGCTTCTATCTGTGCTCCCGTTTTCAATCCCCGAAGATAACTCAACCAACGAAAAAAGTACGGTACAatttctattattattatcaaagTTACTATCGGAATCAAATTCTTCGCAACTTCTCTTATGAATGGGgattgaaaataaatgatTTTTGTAAATGGAATCAGTGAGGAAATGTTTGGTATTTGTGATATCAAACCGAGAAACGCAACAGGTAAAATCCACCCAATAATCACAAAAACTCGCAGAATATTTGCCAAAAGATATTTAGCGCTTTTGCAAAAGGGAGATGACTCGAGGATATTTCCCCAAATTATATCCTCAATGTTGGGCCCTATTATTACTTTTAAATTTTGGGTTGGTAGCCTATATGAAAGTAGCTCACCTATGATGTTTGATAATATCGTTGATTTGAAGCTAATGAATATTTTATCCGTGTAAAGATTTGTCATTGGCGATTTATCAGCAGGATGTGATGGTTTGGTTTCTGGAGCTGTTTTCAAAGAGtttatttgaaatttgatTAGCTTTTCCTTCCGTATTCTTTTATCAAGGATcctatattttctttccaatatAGTTTCTGTGTTCAGGCTCGGTTTAGGGTAATATAATGGCAATgtgtttgatttttccCAATGTAGACCAATTTTCGAATAATAATATGGAATACGAGattgaaataaaaacaacagCCTTTTATATTGAAATAATAGATGGTTTTTCAGTTtcgaaaggaaaaatttcTTATGATTTGCTATCAAGTGTTTGTGTATTGAAACTCTTTTAAAGTATTTTTCTAATACGATCTCGAAAATAATCTGTTCTTTTGACTTTTGTAATTTATTTAGTTTTAGTTCTAAATTGTGAACTTTTCTCAAGTTTTTTGGAATAAAGTATACCATATCTAAACAATCAGGATGTAACCCTTTAAAGAATCCCTCTAGGAAGATATTTTGGGCAATCGATTTATTTGATAGTCCTTCCAAATATAAGATATTCTGATATTTACTTTTCGTTAAAACAGAGTACCCCAATTGATTGACAAATCTTAGCTCCGAAGAAAGAATAACGTGAAACCAGAGTACAACAAAGATACTCAAAAACAGATGGCAAACTAGCCTATTCGAAGAATTTTGTGATAAATTTGACATGGTCCACTTGTCGAGTTTACTTGTTGTCCTAAAAGTTTTCCCATAaccttcatcttcactaTCTTTCAGAAtgtttttggaaaaataatgaattgGAACCAATATTGGAATGTTGATAATAGATAAGACtgcaaaaaagaatattagGAGCTTGAGAAATCGCAGAAATAAATAGTTATCCAACCCATATCTTTCATTTTGGCCGAAGTTTTCGATTGGATTTAACACTTTTCTTGGAAGTTGTTTAAGAAATGTAAATAGTGACCAATgcttttttccttgttttctGGCAAAGCAAACTTTGAAGCCTGGAAAAATCTTCAGGACAACGTTGGCTTGGTATATAGTCTTGAATCTTGATCTTAAAACAATAAAGAGTGATAACTGAAAcaaaaagtacaaaaaagaaaacagtaTACCAGATATAAACCCTTTCAATGAGATTCCAGCATGCCTTTGCGCAGATCCGAACCTCTCCTtatcttgaaatttattcaataaattAAAGGTCAATTCTTTAGTCGCATTCATTTTTTGGGTTCTTCTTTCTATGTTCGAAAACTTCCTAAAATTGTGTCTAAACTGAATGTTTTACCCAATCACTGATTAAACTGTAACAGCATACAGTTTGtgtcattttttgaatttttttgtaaggCTAGGCTACGTTTTTAGTagaaaaaaaccaaaaaaaaaaccaaaaaaaccagaaaagaaaagcaattgTGAGAAGTAAGAATTTATTCCTAGATAttcagaaaaataatagacTGACTACATTACAAAACAAGGTTCACAACATCATAAAAAGAGCCTTCTATCATCGCTCGGCATTTTCTATCCATGGCTAATAAGAAGTGAGAGAAAGGATGTATGAAATGATAATGGAACTCTGTATTCAATAAATAAACCAAAATCTTTTTTATAGAGTCCATTATACAATTCTTTTTAGTgtctttttcatatttacTGACGTATTTTTACGCACCGCaatcgaagaaaaaaaagtgacGAAACTAGCATTATTTACATTTAGAATCATGTAccaggaaagaaaaaacaactCATAATGAGTGACCCTAATCAATCCAAAGAGATGAATGTCACTGAATTTGCTGATGCTCAAAGGAGTCACTACACAGTATATCCCAGTTTACCCAGAAGGAACAAAAGTGACAAACAAATTCCTTTTGTTAAACTTCTATCGGGCAAAGAATCAGAAATCaatgttgaaaaaagatggGAGCTGTATCACCAATTACATTCACATTTCCATGACCAGGTAGATcatattattgatgatattgaaacaGATTTGAAAACTGAGATCTCGGACCTTTTATATAGTGAAAAAACTCAG
The nucleotide sequence above comes from Saccharomyces mikatae IFO 1815 strain IFO1815 genome assembly, chromosome: 12. Encoded proteins:
- the DRS1 gene encoding putative ATP-dependent RNA helicase (similar to Saccharomyces cerevisiae DRS1 (YLL008W); ancestral locus Anc_5.208); its protein translation is MVVTKKYTHLDFVPTISDSEDDVPILDSSDDEKVETAKKQKGKNKKKKTTKVDELDEDVHEDLNTGFKFDLDADDTTSNFQGWNFLGESNKDDLETPVKKDVDLDKIIRRKGGLVKMAHIDAKEEEKEEEVDDNDDNDDEELAMDGFGMGAPTKNEDEDEDEDDSEEEEEQEELTLEKGSKDEDVDEEDDSEEAKADFYAPETEGDEAKKQLYDNFNSLSLSRPVLKGLASLGYAKPSPIQSATIPIALLGKDIIAGAVTGSGKTAAFMIPIIERLLYKPAKIASTRVIVLLPTRELAIQVADVGKQIARFVSGITFGLAVGGLNLRQQEQMLKSRPDIVIATPGRFIDHIRNSASFNVDSVEILVMDEADRMLEEGFQDELNEIMGLLPSNRQNLLFSATMNSKIKSLVSLSLKKPVRIMIDPPKKAATKLTQEFVRIRKRDHLKPALLFNLIRKLDPVGQKRIVVFVARKETAHRLRIIMGLLGMSVGELHGSLTQEQRLDSVNKFKNLEVPVLICTDLASRGLDIPKIEVVINYDMPKSHEIYLHRVGRTARAGREGRSVTFVGESSQDRSIVRAAIKSVEENKSLTQGKALGRNVDWVQIEETNKLVESMSDTIEDVLVEEKEEKEILRAEMQLRKGENMLKHKKEIQARPRRTWFQSESDKKNSKVLGALSRNKKVTNSKKRKREEAVADGNGARSYRKTKIDRIADQERSFKKQKSANSTKKKSFHSRR
- the LMO1 gene encoding Lmo1p (similar to Saccharomyces cerevisiae YLL007C; ancestral locus Anc_5.209); protein product: MNYNSQISDESLKNVRILLNFEIGNQVKSLTNAESKTCYNELVNTGNLEEKSDGYEKLFAQYVLFCDEKYLCESVIPDSRFWNIFYDSCQKLKPETLVPCLIKVFNVALKYTDSNKKKVIVRVCHISTENFQLIGILLLILSRRPIQRPLFTDTILSINLFLKCLLILCETSLQHAVKSVPAMLILLFRYNFPASISELVYIEDLQPLILGEFVPLKQRLINFLSSVNIDDYSCPLKEDLLRAIKDNSVFQKGLEMEMGNLPGTSLLNAYDTFTFLNSPNKSFKRLYTEQLLFGENDFPLYKAIFQLSDQFRRLFNETGKEEDLYSNSKNDLKLQIATVVLNRQVYFYKTIELFLRFWIESLAKSQNDMISLLNLAIITLRHVCLSSNDLELAVQTKSLLETQVDALNSMSYRFARTLQLDSIKKEQYRTWSSSIASFDTMLSGQVHDYVRHQRLLQLQKGTWVYAENPLNSEAGTPKVYFLIVSDNHASLLAREFETQTNDSPYLFDNKILTSPGCEALANGRTKVVVLKHITSFKSTGLTTPSRRTGNNVYVKLDESNVYTEVELKDRNNKTVLKFYLDTEEGKYIWLDGLKLISPSQHEDISEDTKDQIDTLFDLRKNVQMINLNVRQDIILPPPEASNESEDEEFYDLETLKKVTQNFYFD
- the MMM1 gene encoding ERMES complex subunit MMM1 (similar to Saccharomyces cerevisiae MMM1 (YLL006W); ancestral locus Anc_5.210); translated protein: MGNKENESTETDSLMTFDDYISKELSEHLQRLIMDDLKGGTASNGMGQFSNNSKFNFSTNGSFKGLDDAIQTLQMQSVLHPSSLGSLTASSKFSGWSFAQGFFVGQLSIVLLFIFFLKFFIFSDEPSKSKNPPPASSGYKSKFREYPFISREFLTSLVRKGAKEHHEFNEEAGNEHLQELALILEKTYYNVDVHPAESLDWFNVLVAQIIQQFRGEAWHKDNILHSLNDFIGRKSSDLPDYLDTIKITELDTGDDFPIFSNCRIQYSPNSGSKKLEAKIDIDLNDHLTLGVETKLLLNYPKPGIAALPISLVVSIVRFQACLTVSLTNAEEFASTTSDGNNRDNNEGDSGYFLMFSFSPEYRMEFEIKSLIGSRSKLENIPKIGSVIEYQIKKWFVERCVEPRFQFVRLPSIWPRSKNTREEKPTE
- the SPO75 gene encoding Spo75p (similar to Saccharomyces cerevisiae SPO75 (YLL005C); ancestral locus Anc_5.211), producing MNATKELTFNLLNKFQDKERFGSAQRHAGISLKGFISGILFSFLYFLFQLSLFIVLRSRFKTIYQANVVLKIFPGFKVCFARKQGKKHWSLFTFLKQLPRKVLNPIENFGQNERYGLDNYLFLRFLKLLIFFFAVLSIINIPILVPIHYFSKNILKDSEDEGYGKTFRTTSKLDKWTMSNLSQNSSNRLVCHLFLSIFVVLWFHVILSSELRFVNQLGYSVLTKSKYQNILYLEGLSNKSIAQNIFLEGFFKGLHPDCLDMVYFIPKNLRKVHNLELKLNKLQKSKEQIIFEIVLEKYFKRVSIHKHLIANHKKFFLSKLKNHLLFQYKRLLFLFQSRIPYYYSKIGLHWEKSNTLPLYYPKPSLNTETILERKYRILDKRIRKEKLIKFQINSLKTAPETKPSHPADKSPMTNLYTDKIFISFKSTILSNIIGELLSYRLPTQNLKVIIGPNIEDIIWGNILESSPFCKSAKYLLANILRVFVIIGWILPVAFLGLISQIPNISSLIPFTKIIYFQSPFIREVAKNLIPIVTLIIIIEIVPYFFRWLSYLRGLKTGAQIEADVQHWYFVFVFIHLFLVVTISSGFSIIIERLLNNPVSIPALLANDLPKCSNFFCSFILIRGMAYAGGNLLRIKELLLELLYYRWKKNSPHAQFKRLKTSLFFQLGSIYPIFSVLGCIGIIYSVVAPIILLLSCVSFLMVFFSFSYLFEYQYNRENYSETFGKLYIQALMQLYAGIYFMEFCLMGLFTLFDQYTLSTIMLVVFILTVITHSKISRQIRSKPQRMPTLEYLSSLTQETKSQFCQESYSFDDLFSVHKDMDKIWLPRDKLGISEEEQSFLEKSYHLNFDLNMYSMNLFTDSHLENNYLP